One segment of Pseudodesulfovibrio sp. 5S69 DNA contains the following:
- a CDS encoding YlxR family protein has protein sequence MANKGHSPERMCVVCRKRFPKAELTRYVRPEDLSVPDASPVPDPAMNRPGRGYYVCGQARCRERFPKMLLGLMKKRAR, from the coding sequence ATGGCCAACAAGGGGCACAGTCCCGAGCGCATGTGCGTCGTCTGCCGCAAACGGTTCCCGAAAGCGGAACTGACGCGGTACGTACGCCCGGAGGACTTGAGCGTACCGGACGCAAGCCCGGTGCCGGACCCGGCCATGAACAGGCCGGGACGTGGATATTACGTATGCGGCCAGGCCCGGTGCAGGGAGCGATTTCCCAAGATGCTCCTGGGTCTGATGAAGAAACGTGCGAGGTGA
- the nusA gene encoding transcription termination factor NusA produces MSELKRAIDQISKDRGIDRDLLIDTLEEAVRSAVARKYGETMDIEVAFNEELGEIEVFEFKVVVDEVHDPVSEISLEDAVAHDPNAQLDDEMGFPVKVEDLGRIAAQSAKQVIIQRMRDAEQEIIYEEYKDRVSEIASGIIQRRDRTGWIINLGRTEALLPKEEQIPRERYKRGDRVQAYIIDVLKESRGPQVVVSRSHPDYMIELFKREVPEVADGTVKIMGVARDPGLRAKVAVMSRDRDVDPVGACVGIRGSRIQNVVQELKGERIDIVVWSPDIAMYAQHALSPAMISRITVDDEEEALEVVCPDDQLTLAIGRKGQNVKLAAKLLGWKIDIFTESRYGELNAARKGMDQIASVAEVSMENFFNAGFESIDSIVQATDEELLDIRGMTESKIGDIRLAINMLAPGLEAEADEPETETVEEEVVETEETAEEETEDETEETAEEETEDETEDETEDETEETETETPAEGAEKQ; encoded by the coding sequence ATGTCGGAGCTGAAAAGAGCCATCGACCAGATTAGCAAGGACAGGGGTATCGACCGCGACCTGCTGATCGACACCCTTGAGGAGGCCGTCCGGTCGGCCGTGGCCCGGAAGTACGGCGAAACCATGGACATCGAGGTGGCCTTCAACGAAGAGCTCGGCGAGATCGAGGTCTTCGAGTTCAAGGTGGTCGTGGACGAGGTGCACGACCCCGTCAGCGAAATTTCGCTCGAGGACGCCGTGGCCCACGACCCCAACGCCCAGCTGGACGACGAGATGGGCTTCCCGGTCAAGGTCGAGGATCTCGGCCGCATCGCCGCGCAGTCGGCCAAGCAGGTCATCATCCAGCGCATGCGCGATGCCGAGCAGGAAATCATTTACGAAGAGTACAAGGACCGCGTGTCCGAGATCGCCAGCGGCATCATCCAGCGCCGCGACCGCACCGGCTGGATCATCAACCTCGGCCGGACCGAGGCGCTCCTGCCCAAGGAGGAGCAGATCCCCAGGGAGCGCTACAAGCGCGGCGACCGGGTGCAGGCTTATATCATAGATGTATTGAAGGAGTCGCGCGGACCGCAGGTCGTCGTGTCCCGGTCCCACCCGGACTACATGATCGAGCTGTTCAAGCGCGAGGTTCCCGAAGTGGCCGACGGCACGGTCAAAATAATGGGTGTGGCCCGCGATCCGGGCCTGCGCGCCAAAGTGGCCGTCATGTCCCGCGACCGCGACGTGGACCCGGTGGGCGCCTGCGTCGGCATCCGCGGCTCCCGCATCCAGAACGTGGTCCAGGAGCTCAAGGGCGAACGCATCGACATCGTGGTCTGGTCTCCGGACATCGCCATGTACGCCCAGCACGCCCTGTCCCCGGCCATGATCTCCCGGATCACCGTGGACGACGAGGAAGAGGCATTGGAAGTGGTCTGCCCCGACGATCAGCTGACCCTGGCCATCGGCCGCAAGGGACAAAACGTCAAGCTGGCCGCCAAGCTCCTCGGCTGGAAAATAGACATTTTCACGGAATCCCGGTACGGCGAGCTCAACGCCGCCCGAAAGGGCATGGACCAGATCGCCAGCGTGGCCGAGGTCTCCATGGAGAACTTCTTCAATGCGGGCTTCGAGTCCATAGACTCCATCGTCCAGGCCACGGACGAAGAGCTCCTGGACATCCGCGGCATGACCGAGTCCAAGATCGGCGACATACGCCTGGCCATCAACATGCTTGCCCCCGGCCTTGAAGCCGAGGCGGACGAGCCCGAGACGGAAACCGTCGAGGAAGAGGTGGTCGAGACCGAGGAAACGGCCGAAGAAGAGACCGAGGACGAGACCGAGGAAACGGCCGAAGAAGAGACCGAGGACGAGACCGAGGACGAGACCGAGGACGAGACCGAGGAAACGGAAACCGAGACTCCCGCCGAAGGCGCGGAGAAACAATAG
- the rimP gene encoding ribosome maturation factor RimP, whose translation MRQTFEEMLSDMIRPEVENLGYVFWGLSSPSSGKKRVVRIYIDAPGGVNIDQCAEVSRQVGLMLEVEDVIPGAFVLEVSSPGLERIFFAPAQLADYVGRKVDVLLFEPMDDRRKFKGELAGVAGDTVTVNVDDRTMNFDWTAIKKITLVHEF comes from the coding sequence ATGCGTCAGACGTTCGAAGAAATGTTGTCGGACATGATCCGGCCCGAGGTGGAAAACCTCGGCTATGTCTTTTGGGGACTGAGTTCCCCGTCTTCGGGCAAGAAGCGCGTCGTTCGCATATACATCGACGCCCCCGGCGGGGTGAACATCGACCAATGCGCCGAAGTCAGCCGCCAGGTGGGGCTCATGCTCGAGGTCGAGGACGTCATTCCCGGTGCCTTCGTGCTCGAGGTCTCCTCGCCCGGACTGGAGCGTATCTTCTTCGCCCCGGCCCAACTGGCCGACTATGTCGGCCGCAAGGTCGACGTCCTGCTCTTCGAGCCCATGGACGACCGGCGCAAATTCAAGGGCGAGTTGGCCGGGGTCGCGGGCGACACTGTCACCGTGAACGTCGACGACCGGACCATGAACTTCGACTGGACCGCCATCAAGAAGATCACCCTGGTCCACGAATTTTAG
- a CDS encoding flagellar hook-basal body protein: MSSIANNLANVNTSAFKKDKLAFHDTFIRFAHDYLVDEKTYIRGEKLFPEGHIMAKARLSAQQVDLSQGSLERTGNQLDFALSGPGFFTIQGDGEMLYTRAGNFITDADGMLRTMDGNPVMVGGGPLLVPQGGDVQVDSSGNITVNGAPAGAFDLVDLPDPAQLERVGSNSYRALDGGGGVPPEDVTVAQGFIEKSNVEVVTEMVSMIETQRAFTMYTKMIQADNELDTKLITQVGRPTV, from the coding sequence ATGTCATCCATCGCCAATAATTTGGCGAACGTGAACACGTCGGCCTTCAAGAAAGACAAGCTGGCCTTCCACGACACCTTTATTCGCTTTGCCCATGATTATCTGGTGGATGAGAAAACCTACATCCGTGGCGAGAAGCTGTTCCCCGAGGGGCACATCATGGCCAAGGCGCGCCTTTCCGCCCAGCAGGTCGACCTGTCCCAGGGCAGCCTGGAGCGTACGGGCAACCAGCTCGATTTCGCCCTGTCCGGACCGGGGTTCTTCACCATCCAGGGCGACGGGGAGATGCTCTACACCAGGGCCGGGAATTTCATCACCGACGCGGACGGGATGCTTCGGACCATGGACGGGAATCCGGTCATGGTCGGCGGCGGACCTCTGCTTGTTCCGCAGGGCGGCGACGTCCAGGTGGACTCCAGCGGCAACATCACCGTCAACGGTGCGCCGGCCGGGGCCTTCGACCTGGTGGATTTACCCGACCCGGCCCAACTCGAGCGGGTGGGCTCCAACAGCTACCGTGCGCTCGACGGGGGGGGCGGAGTGCCGCCCGAGGACGTGACCGTGGCCCAGGGCTTCATCGAGAAATCCAATGTGGAGGTGGTCACGGAGATGGTCTCCATGATCGAAACACAGCGGGCTTTCACCATGTATACCAAGATGATCCAGGCAGACAACGAGCTGGATACCAAACTGATCACCCAGGTGGGACGCCCCACCGTCTAG
- the flgG gene encoding flagellar basal-body rod protein FlgG, giving the protein MMRSLWTSATGMIAMQTQIDTLSNNLANVSTTGFKKSRAEFEDLMYQTLKVAGTQNPDGTRTPVGMQVGMGVRPVSVHKFFTQGDFQNTGNPLDMAIEGKGFFQVMINGDPVYTRDGSFELDDQGRVVTAGGYPLQPEFTVPPETSSVSISETGTISALDKDGTVLATADIDLYRFQNPAGLISTGRNFYRESEASGVAVAGTPGDENYGTIAQGFLEGSNVEMVDEMVGLIVGQRAFEINSKAITTSDGMLQTAINIKR; this is encoded by the coding sequence ATGATGCGTTCCCTGTGGACTTCCGCCACCGGCATGATCGCCATGCAGACCCAAATCGACACCCTGTCGAACAACCTGGCCAACGTCTCCACCACCGGCTTCAAGAAGAGCCGGGCGGAGTTCGAGGACCTCATGTACCAGACGCTGAAGGTGGCCGGCACCCAGAATCCGGACGGCACCCGGACCCCCGTGGGCATGCAGGTCGGCATGGGCGTGCGCCCCGTGTCCGTGCACAAGTTCTTTACCCAGGGCGATTTTCAGAACACCGGCAACCCGCTGGACATGGCCATCGAGGGCAAGGGCTTCTTTCAGGTCATGATCAACGGCGATCCGGTCTACACCCGCGACGGTTCCTTCGAGTTGGACGACCAGGGCCGCGTGGTCACGGCCGGGGGGTATCCGTTGCAGCCGGAGTTCACCGTCCCCCCCGAGACGTCCAGCGTGTCCATTTCCGAGACCGGAACTATCTCCGCTCTGGACAAGGACGGCACCGTGCTGGCCACTGCGGACATCGACCTCTACCGGTTCCAGAACCCGGCCGGGCTCATCTCCACCGGGCGGAATTTCTACCGCGAGAGCGAGGCCTCGGGCGTGGCCGTGGCCGGAACGCCGGGCGACGAGAACTACGGGACCATCGCCCAGGGATTCCTGGAGGGGTCCAACGTGGAGATGGTCGACGAGATGGTCGGCCTGATCGTGGGCCAGCGCGCCTTCGAGATCAACTCCAAGGCCATCACCACCTCGGACGGCATGTTGCAGACGGCCATCAACATCAAGCGATAG
- the flgA gene encoding flagellar basal body P-ring formation chaperone FlgA, translating to MSMWSKQNQRSNQPGAVRYVLAACLALLLLSVPALTGAAKGNRWKGLVRNVACVKGPDVLLGEIADPVDDAARRQWPTLSAIKLWKASDRKGHVVTVPRDKLAKVLKYYMGDVADNLALPSQLTVQTGGRVIDEAELKARIVAFLTPRSKDLGGDVKFKMLQMPHYVFFPNDYDKLVVSMRDDIAPGRNEIALSGMTPDGKVVSRRSAVVFADVWKAVPVAARPMNRMERVTRDKVTFRRMNMAYNRDVWDGTGGPWRMARTLGRGQVFTMSNLEPVPLIERGEMVNLVYNGRKVRLSVKAEALAEAGVGQQVEVRNTQSNKIILATVVDGETVVVR from the coding sequence ATGTCTATGTGGAGCAAGCAGAATCAGCGCAGCAACCAACCCGGTGCGGTCCGGTACGTCCTCGCGGCGTGCCTGGCCCTCCTCCTGTTGTCCGTGCCCGCCCTGACCGGCGCGGCCAAGGGGAACCGGTGGAAGGGGCTGGTCCGGAACGTGGCCTGCGTCAAGGGACCGGACGTCCTGCTGGGCGAGATCGCGGACCCGGTGGACGACGCGGCCCGACGCCAGTGGCCGACCCTCTCGGCCATCAAGCTCTGGAAAGCCTCGGACCGGAAAGGCCACGTGGTCACCGTACCCAGGGACAAGCTCGCGAAGGTCCTCAAGTACTACATGGGCGACGTGGCGGACAACCTGGCCCTGCCGAGCCAGTTGACCGTGCAGACCGGCGGCCGGGTGATCGACGAGGCCGAGTTGAAGGCGCGGATAGTCGCCTTTTTGACGCCGCGGTCCAAGGACCTGGGCGGCGATGTGAAATTCAAGATGCTCCAGATGCCACACTACGTTTTTTTCCCCAATGATTACGACAAGCTGGTCGTCAGTATGCGCGACGATATCGCGCCCGGACGCAACGAGATCGCCCTCAGCGGGATGACCCCGGACGGCAAGGTGGTTTCGCGGCGTTCCGCCGTGGTCTTCGCCGACGTATGGAAGGCCGTGCCCGTGGCCGCCCGGCCCATGAACCGCATGGAGCGGGTGACCCGGGACAAGGTCACCTTCCGGCGCATGAACATGGCCTACAACCGCGACGTCTGGGACGGCACGGGCGGGCCGTGGCGCATGGCCCGGACCCTGGGGCGGGGTCAGGTCTTCACCATGTCCAACCTGGAGCCGGTGCCGCTCATCGAACGGGGCGAAATGGTCAACCTGGTCTACAACGGGCGCAAGGTCCGGCTGTCGGTCAAGGCCGAGGCCTTGGCCGAGGCCGGGGTGGGGCAGCAGGTGGAAGTCCGCAACACGCAGAGCAACAAGATCATCCTGGCGACCGTCGTGGACGGCGAGACCGTGGTCGTCAGGTAG
- a CDS encoding flagellar basal body L-ring protein FlgH: MRRYFLIVMAAILLASGCARKYENEPMPVLTPPVYEEQDPASNPGSLYDSNRSEFLYDDNRASRVGDIVLVQVAETATTKIKSETTADKSNDINTSVSAMPSTGLIGNVPLAGTLGAKAGVGIVANQSSKLSGTGETKQESNFEATVATRIVRRLPGNILQVEGARRIRVNNETQFLVVRGLIRQRDISSGNTIPSTSLAEAQIEIYGQGVLADKQKPGWLSRILDNVFPF; encoded by the coding sequence ATGAGACGCTATTTTCTGATAGTCATGGCCGCCATCCTGCTGGCTTCGGGCTGCGCCCGGAAGTATGAGAACGAGCCCATGCCCGTGCTCACGCCGCCCGTCTACGAGGAGCAGGACCCGGCGTCCAATCCCGGTTCCTTGTATGACTCGAACCGCTCCGAGTTCCTGTACGACGACAACCGCGCCAGCCGCGTGGGCGACATCGTCCTGGTCCAGGTGGCCGAGACCGCGACCACCAAGATCAAGTCCGAGACCACGGCCGACAAGTCCAACGACATCAACACCTCGGTCTCGGCCATGCCGTCCACCGGGCTGATCGGGAACGTGCCCCTGGCCGGGACCCTGGGGGCCAAGGCGGGCGTCGGCATCGTGGCCAACCAGTCCTCGAAGCTGTCGGGCACCGGCGAGACCAAGCAGGAGTCCAATTTCGAGGCCACGGTGGCCACGCGCATCGTGCGCAGGCTGCCGGGCAACATCCTGCAGGTGGAGGGCGCGCGCCGCATCCGGGTCAACAACGAGACCCAGTTCCTGGTGGTCCGCGGCCTGATCCGCCAACGCGACATCTCGTCAGGCAACACCATCCCGTCCACCAGCCTGGCCGAGGCCCAGATCGAGATCTACGGCCAGGGCGTGCTGGCGGACAAGCAAAAGCCCGGTTGGCTGTCGCGCATCCTGGACAACGTGTTTCCGTTCTAG
- a CDS encoding flagellar basal body P-ring protein FlgI — MTLNERINPVDSGEAARTLVLAALFVALVLYLAFVFAPAEARAARLKDIASFSGVRNNELVGYGLVVGLAGTGDGTSSTFTMRSMANMLEKMGVETNPNDLKPKNVAAVMVTAKMPVSAKPGSNLDVTVSSLGDAKSLLGGVLLVTPLKGLDGQVYAVGQGALTIGGFNVAGAAANAQQNIPTVGRIPNGAVVERGVPFKFNNQDHMTVNLDVRDFGTTMQVVNKINASMGGQFAKAKDIATIDLELPDRFRGNMVPLMASLEDLDISPDGKAKVVVDEKTGTVVLGQDVRLSRVAVAHGNLQIVVSETQQVSQPGPFSDGTTVVTPQTDIQVQQQNKQLMLMEGATLQELVDGLNSIGATPRDLISIIRTLKAAGSLHAEVEVI; from the coding sequence ATGACCCTGAATGAACGCATCAACCCCGTAGACTCCGGCGAAGCGGCCAGGACGCTGGTTCTGGCGGCGCTGTTCGTGGCGCTGGTCCTGTACCTGGCCTTCGTGTTCGCCCCGGCCGAGGCCCGGGCGGCCCGGCTCAAGGATATCGCCAGCTTCAGCGGGGTGCGCAACAACGAACTGGTGGGCTACGGCCTGGTGGTCGGCCTGGCCGGCACGGGCGACGGCACGTCGAGCACGTTCACCATGCGCTCCATGGCCAACATGCTGGAGAAGATGGGCGTGGAAACCAATCCCAACGACCTCAAGCCCAAGAACGTGGCCGCGGTCATGGTCACGGCCAAGATGCCGGTCTCGGCCAAGCCGGGTTCCAACCTGGACGTCACGGTCTCGTCGCTCGGCGACGCCAAGTCCCTGCTCGGCGGGGTCCTGCTGGTCACGCCCCTCAAGGGACTGGACGGACAGGTCTACGCCGTGGGCCAGGGTGCCCTGACCATCGGCGGCTTCAACGTGGCCGGCGCGGCTGCCAACGCCCAGCAGAACATCCCCACCGTGGGCCGTATCCCCAACGGCGCGGTGGTGGAGCGCGGCGTGCCCTTCAAGTTCAACAACCAGGATCACATGACCGTGAACCTGGACGTGCGCGATTTCGGCACGACCATGCAGGTGGTCAACAAGATCAACGCCAGTATGGGCGGTCAGTTCGCCAAGGCCAAAGACATCGCCACCATCGACCTGGAGCTGCCCGACCGGTTCCGCGGCAACATGGTCCCGCTGATGGCCTCCCTCGAGGACCTGGATATTTCGCCGGACGGCAAGGCCAAGGTGGTGGTGGACGAGAAGACCGGCACCGTGGTGCTCGGCCAGGACGTCCGTCTGAGCCGCGTGGCCGTGGCCCACGGCAACCTGCAGATCGTGGTCTCCGAGACCCAGCAGGTCAGCCAGCCCGGCCCGTTCTCGGACGGCACCACCGTGGTCACGCCCCAGACCGACATCCAGGTCCAGCAGCAGAACAAGCAGTTGATGCTCATGGAGGGCGCCACCCTGCAGGAGCTGGTCGACGGCCTGAATTCCATCGGCGCGACCCCGCGCGACCTGATTTCCATCATCCGCACCCTCAAGGCGGCGGGCTCCCTGCATGCCGAAGTGGAGGTTATCTAG
- a CDS encoding rod-binding protein has product MINATLDPRLAASTAETKDLARFKSEMDGLRKNLSGGDPDKLAKLKKACQNFEAVFIGKLWDQMKQTVPKEGYLHSKQEDSYMSMFNREFSEKMAQAGGIGLADMIYAQLSQKLKQASRETLAGGVEINPVKEEGIALKRGTQPIPLDRSQGMTLEDWGGNSVADDSKGTAPMEAPAEDGRKSGVPGVLSDVEVKARLETLTRKLEARRIRDGLAGATPVGRHSGGYAAEGAGEDDGKVGRKLAEIG; this is encoded by the coding sequence ATGATCAACGCCACCCTCGACCCCCGACTGGCCGCGAGCACGGCCGAGACCAAGGACCTTGCCCGGTTCAAGTCCGAAATGGACGGGCTCAGGAAGAACCTGTCCGGCGGGGACCCGGACAAGCTGGCCAAGCTCAAGAAGGCCTGCCAGAACTTCGAGGCGGTCTTCATCGGCAAGCTCTGGGACCAGATGAAGCAGACCGTGCCCAAGGAGGGCTACCTGCACTCCAAGCAGGAGGACTCCTACATGTCCATGTTCAACCGCGAGTTTTCGGAAAAGATGGCCCAGGCGGGCGGCATCGGACTGGCGGACATGATTTACGCCCAGCTCAGCCAAAAGCTCAAGCAGGCCAGCCGGGAGACCCTGGCCGGCGGGGTGGAGATCAACCCGGTCAAGGAAGAGGGCATCGCCCTGAAGCGGGGCACGCAGCCCATCCCCCTGGACCGCTCCCAGGGCATGACCCTGGAGGACTGGGGCGGCAACTCGGTGGCGGACGATTCCAAAGGCACGGCCCCCATGGAGGCGCCCGCCGAGGATGGGCGCAAGAGCGGCGTGCCCGGCGTGTTGAGCGACGTGGAGGTCAAGGCCCGGCTTGAGACCCTGACCCGCAAGCTTGAGGCCCGGCGCATTCGCGACGGGCTAGCCGGGGCAACGCCGGTGGGCAGGCACAGCGGCGGCTACGCGGCCGAAGGCGCCGGGGAAGACGATGGCAAGGTTGGCCGGAAACTTGCAGAAATTGGATGA
- the flgN gene encoding flagellar export chaperone FlgN → MIRLIEENLVRQNKAMLLMYFLLEEEFSRLTQLKPQSVSQVELSIQELMRQVAGERASLRRLVARVQPSAQRVREIMPGLSEEEAGSITELLARLDETEQKCGVQAAKNQQMAMALFDQSKGLLNFMHNQIKPKSTTAYARTGRFAKGINDARLLSGRL, encoded by the coding sequence ATGATCCGTCTGATAGAGGAAAATTTGGTCCGCCAGAACAAGGCCATGCTGCTCATGTATTTCCTGCTTGAGGAAGAATTTTCCCGCCTTACTCAACTCAAGCCCCAATCCGTTTCCCAGGTGGAGCTGTCCATCCAGGAACTGATGCGCCAGGTGGCGGGCGAGCGGGCCTCCCTGCGCCGTCTGGTCGCCCGCGTGCAGCCCTCGGCCCAGCGGGTTCGGGAGATCATGCCCGGCCTGAGCGAGGAAGAGGCCGGTTCCATCACCGAGCTCCTGGCGCGCCTCGACGAGACCGAGCAGAAGTGCGGGGTCCAGGCCGCCAAGAACCAGCAGATGGCCATGGCCCTCTTTGATCAGTCCAAGGGACTGCTCAATTTCATGCACAACCAGATCAAGCCCAAGTCCACCACGGCCTACGCACGGACCGGCCGGTTCGCCAAGGGCATCAATGATGCGCGCCTGTTGAGCGGGAGACTGTAA
- the flgK gene encoding flagellar hook-associated protein FlgK, translated as MSFGANSILDMGRWALFASQVQLQVTGENISNVNTDGYSRRSVNLEEGPYIDYSPGQLGTGVKATEVARHFDEMVEAMYLGQSSLSNMWGNLFEQLKGVENLLNESSGSGVSDALSQYFNSWNEVSQRPDNYGARQTVVNDAATLITTLKAVDTNLSLMQERINGEVSAQVAKANGLMQDIADLNREIQVHDVPGQNNANAQYDERARKVRALAELVDIKTIDNGGGNYTVLTQSGQTLVDAESAFSLDFRAPAKVKDLRPDSTFDGNVYFDGNDDYEYTIEFLSSNAGDPVGQVGSGAGAAQFRVSLDGGVTWLANEDGSERRFYAREYDDRVNVEGLQLWFGSNAGAQGSPSGTFVDGDRFVISPHQGLYWVQNTSHAEEITPQLHFNGEENTQRLTGGSIAALLSFRDNYVGKYRSKLDELAGAVIWETNRRHSQGAGLQAFTVVDGTYQVDYTDKALGSDSTGLAFGDKLQSGSSFMYVYNESTGLLASSAALDFDGSGGTFNPEIHSLEDVRDAFNRTYAGAINATIVNNKLRLEAEDGYTFAFGTDSAGIYAALGLNTFFKGKDANTMAVNEKISGDLDYLATGHVNGAGEMNAGDNTTALSMYAMREANVTTTTAFEGTTSQTILDYYNGIVGNVGTDTNRAKFNQNFYQTLANDLNDRQQEISGVNLDEEMSDLIKYQASYTAAAKLITTADQMLQTILSLKP; from the coding sequence ATGTCCTTCGGCGCCAACTCCATCCTGGACATGGGCCGGTGGGCCCTGTTCGCCTCGCAGGTCCAACTGCAGGTCACGGGCGAGAACATCTCGAACGTGAACACCGACGGCTATTCGCGCCGTTCGGTGAATCTGGAGGAGGGGCCCTACATTGATTACTCGCCCGGCCAGCTCGGCACGGGCGTCAAGGCCACGGAGGTGGCCCGGCATTTCGACGAGATGGTCGAGGCCATGTACCTGGGGCAGTCCTCCCTGAGCAACATGTGGGGCAATCTCTTCGAGCAGCTCAAGGGCGTGGAGAACCTGCTCAACGAGTCCAGCGGCAGCGGCGTGAGCGACGCCCTGTCCCAGTATTTCAATTCCTGGAACGAGGTCTCCCAGCGGCCCGACAACTACGGGGCGCGGCAGACCGTGGTCAACGACGCGGCCACCCTGATCACCACCCTCAAGGCCGTGGACACCAACCTCTCGCTCATGCAGGAGCGGATCAACGGCGAGGTCTCGGCCCAGGTGGCCAAGGCCAACGGCCTGATGCAGGATATCGCGGACCTCAACCGGGAGATCCAGGTCCACGACGTGCCCGGCCAGAACAACGCCAACGCCCAGTACGACGAGCGCGCGCGCAAGGTCCGCGCCCTGGCCGAACTGGTGGACATCAAGACCATCGACAACGGCGGCGGCAACTACACGGTCCTGACCCAGTCCGGGCAGACCCTGGTGGACGCGGAGAGCGCCTTTTCCCTGGATTTCCGGGCCCCGGCCAAGGTCAAGGATCTGCGTCCCGACTCTACCTTCGACGGCAACGTCTATTTCGACGGCAACGACGACTACGAGTACACCATCGAGTTCCTCTCCTCCAACGCGGGGGACCCGGTGGGGCAGGTCGGCTCGGGCGCCGGCGCGGCGCAGTTCCGCGTCTCCTTGGACGGCGGCGTGACCTGGCTGGCCAACGAGGACGGCTCCGAACGGCGTTTTTACGCCCGTGAATACGATGACCGGGTCAACGTCGAGGGCTTGCAGCTCTGGTTCGGCTCCAACGCCGGGGCCCAGGGCTCGCCCTCGGGCACCTTCGTGGACGGCGACCGGTTCGTCATCAGTCCGCACCAGGGGCTGTACTGGGTGCAGAACACCTCCCACGCCGAGGAGATCACCCCACAACTGCACTTCAACGGTGAGGAGAACACCCAGCGGCTCACCGGCGGGTCCATCGCCGCGCTGCTCTCCTTCCGCGACAACTATGTGGGCAAGTACCGGTCCAAGCTGGACGAGCTGGCCGGGGCGGTCATCTGGGAGACCAACCGCAGGCACAGCCAGGGCGCGGGGCTCCAGGCCTTCACCGTGGTCGACGGCACCTACCAGGTGGACTACACCGACAAGGCGCTGGGCAGCGATTCCACCGGCTTGGCCTTCGGCGACAAGCTCCAGTCCGGCAGCTCCTTCATGTACGTGTACAACGAGTCCACCGGGCTGCTGGCGTCGAGCGCGGCGCTGGACTTCGACGGCAGCGGCGGGACCTTCAACCCGGAAATCCACTCCCTGGAGGACGTGCGCGACGCCTTCAACCGGACCTATGCGGGCGCCATCAACGCCACCATCGTCAACAACAAGCTGCGCCTGGAGGCCGAGGACGGCTACACCTTCGCCTTCGGCACGGATTCGGCCGGAATCTATGCGGCCTTGGGGCTGAACACCTTTTTCAAGGGGAAGGACGCCAACACCATGGCCGTCAACGAGAAGATTTCGGGCGACCTGGACTATCTGGCCACGGGCCACGTGAACGGGGCGGGCGAGATGAACGCCGGCGACAACACCACGGCCCTGTCCATGTACGCCATGCGCGAGGCCAACGTGACAACCACCACGGCCTTCGAGGGGACCACGTCGCAGACCATCCTCGATTATTACAACGGCATCGTGGGCAACGTGGGCACGGACACCAACCGGGCCAAGTTCAACCAGAATTTCTACCAGACCCTGGCCAACGACCTGAATGACCGCCAGCAGGAGATCTCGGGCGTGAACCTGGACGAGGAAATGAGCGACCTGATCAAGTACCAGGCGTCCTACACGGCGGCGGCCAAGCTCATCACAACGGCCGACCAGATGCTCCAGACCATCCTGTCGCTCAAACCGTAG